The following are from one region of the Halorussus rarus genome:
- a CDS encoding thioredoxin family protein, with amino-acid sequence METTEPSPSWDADANSEAVDAIEAAVGEVTYLVWGADWCGDCRDVLPDFFAALEAAGVPNGEIRVHEVDENKDGEGVDEYDVTLIPTVVVERDGEEIVRFEESEDEPAAQYVGERLLDSDVMA; translated from the coding sequence ATGGAGACGACCGAACCCAGTCCTTCGTGGGACGCCGACGCGAACAGCGAGGCCGTCGACGCCATCGAGGCGGCGGTCGGCGAAGTCACCTACCTGGTGTGGGGCGCCGACTGGTGCGGCGACTGCCGCGACGTTCTCCCGGACTTCTTCGCGGCGCTGGAGGCCGCGGGCGTTCCCAACGGCGAGATACGCGTCCACGAGGTCGACGAGAACAAGGACGGCGAGGGCGTCGACGAGTACGACGTGACGCTCATCCCGACCGTCGTGGTCGAGCGCGACGGCGAGGAGATCGTCCGCTTCGAGGAGAGCGAGGACGAACCGGCGGCCCAGTACGTCGGCGAGCGGCTGCTCGACAGCGACGTGATGGCCTGA
- a CDS encoding PLP-dependent cysteine synthase family protein, with product MKDSVLDAVGSPLVRISSPEGATIAAKLEGFNPGGSAKDRPAREMIAAAERAGEVAPGDHLVEPTSGNTGIGLAVAAAARGYDLTIVMPESKSPERRQLLKAYGANLELIDGDMTDARERADELAAAEGVVQMGQFENPANAEAHYRTTAEEILDQVEGREIDAFVAGVGTGGTITGTAKRLLEEFPEMEVVAVEPERNPVLSTGEAGEDDYQGMGPGFVSDLLDTDLLTGVETVSLEDAEAEARRLAREEGILVGQSSGAASVAARRVAERIARPELNCPEAPEEVEELVASDGETTGAATGTATEVQSDGGERRAEARASSGLRPDGGALDGYDDCPLVVTVFPDSGERYLSTGMFD from the coding sequence ATGAAGGACTCCGTACTCGACGCGGTCGGGTCGCCGCTCGTTCGGATCTCCTCCCCCGAGGGCGCCACGATAGCCGCGAAGCTCGAGGGGTTCAACCCCGGCGGGTCCGCCAAGGACCGGCCAGCCCGGGAGATGATCGCGGCCGCCGAGCGGGCGGGCGAGGTCGCACCGGGCGACCACCTCGTCGAGCCCACCAGCGGCAACACCGGCATCGGCCTCGCGGTGGCGGCCGCCGCCCGCGGCTACGACCTCACCATCGTGATGCCCGAGTCGAAGTCGCCCGAGCGCCGACAGCTGCTGAAGGCGTACGGGGCGAACCTCGAACTGATCGACGGCGACATGACCGACGCCCGCGAGCGCGCCGACGAGCTCGCCGCGGCCGAGGGCGTCGTCCAGATGGGCCAGTTCGAGAACCCCGCCAACGCCGAGGCCCACTACCGGACCACCGCCGAGGAGATACTCGACCAGGTCGAGGGCCGCGAGATAGACGCCTTCGTCGCCGGCGTCGGCACCGGCGGCACCATCACCGGCACGGCGAAGCGACTCCTGGAGGAGTTCCCCGAGATGGAGGTCGTGGCGGTCGAGCCCGAGCGCAATCCCGTGCTCTCGACCGGCGAGGCCGGCGAGGACGACTACCAGGGGATGGGCCCGGGGTTCGTCAGCGACCTGCTGGACACCGACCTCCTGACCGGCGTCGAGACCGTCTCGCTGGAGGACGCCGAGGCAGAGGCCCGCAGGCTGGCCCGCGAGGAGGGCATCCTGGTCGGCCAGTCGTCGGGCGCGGCGTCGGTCGCGGCCAGACGGGTCGCCGAGCGCATCGCCCGGCCCGAACTCAACTGTCCCGAAGCGCCCGAGGAGGTGGAGGAGCTCGTGGCCTCGGACGGTGAAACGACGGGAGCGGCAACCGGAACTGCCACTGAAGTGCAGTCCGACGGCGGTGAGCGCCGCGCCGAGGCGCGAGCCTCGTCGGGCCTGCGGCCCGACGGCGGAGCGCTCGACGGTTACGACGACTGCCCGCTGGTCGTGACGGTGTTCCCGGACAGCGGCGAGCGGTACCTCTCGACCGGGATGTTCGACTAG
- a CDS encoding alpha/beta fold hydrolase — protein sequence MSSDDSVSLDGLRVRYHRAGPETAPQGADAPPVVLLHGGGLDSAALSWRDALPALAADRTVYAPDWPGFGESDPPDGSPSVAYYADVLRRFLDALDLDRVSLVGISMGGGVALGFALDHPSRVERLVAVDSLGLGSESPGGPLGAMFVRLPVVNGLPFAAMAQSRRLTAQTLREIVAPGNLTADLVDEALAELRRPRAAEAWTAFQRNEVGFDGLETDYTDRLGELQTPTLFVHGEDDPLVPVGWSVRAATLAPDAEVRVVADCGHWPPRERPEEFVEAVRAFL from the coding sequence GTGTCCAGCGACGACTCCGTCTCGCTCGACGGACTGCGCGTTCGCTACCACCGTGCCGGCCCCGAGACGGCCCCGCAGGGCGCAGACGCTCCGCCCGTCGTCCTGCTCCACGGCGGAGGTCTCGACTCGGCCGCGCTCTCGTGGCGCGACGCCCTCCCCGCGCTCGCGGCCGACCGCACGGTCTACGCGCCCGACTGGCCGGGCTTCGGCGAGAGCGACCCGCCGGACGGGTCGCCGAGCGTCGCGTACTACGCCGACGTCCTCCGGCGGTTCCTCGACGCGCTGGACCTCGACCGAGTCTCGCTCGTCGGCATCTCGATGGGCGGCGGGGTCGCGCTCGGATTCGCCCTCGACCACCCCTCGCGCGTCGAGCGACTGGTCGCGGTCGACAGCCTGGGCCTCGGGAGCGAGAGCCCCGGCGGACCGCTCGGCGCGATGTTCGTCCGATTGCCCGTCGTGAACGGGCTCCCCTTCGCCGCGATGGCACAGAGCCGGCGGCTCACCGCCCAGACCCTCCGCGAGATAGTCGCGCCGGGCAACCTCACCGCCGACCTCGTCGACGAGGCGCTGGCGGAGCTCCGCCGGCCGCGGGCCGCCGAGGCGTGGACGGCGTTCCAGCGCAACGAGGTGGGGTTCGACGGCCTCGAGACCGATTACACCGACCGGCTGGGGGAGCTCCAGACGCCGACCCTGTTCGTCCACGGCGAGGACGACCCGCTGGTTCCGGTCGGGTGGTCGGTTCGGGCGGCCACGCTCGCGCCGGACGCCGAGGTGCGCGTGGTGGCGGACTGCGGCCACTGGCCGCCGCGCGAGAGACCCGAGGAGTTCGTGGAAGCGGTCCGGGCGTTCCTCTAG
- a CDS encoding DUF5804 family protein: MTRVCLVGSEGVDLRAELVSRETAREALATYDLRERYENSLALETISLGSAVALLNDLNWYLVRFADDALVLEPSVSETEWLSRTLAEAVRDGEVRPEETDRYLKIYGRTTEGDLVEPMFVARREDGEIPGYDIRDVEDTVVVRVAESEFGG; encoded by the coding sequence GTGACTCGGGTCTGTCTCGTCGGTTCCGAGGGCGTGGACCTCCGGGCCGAGCTCGTCTCGCGGGAGACCGCCCGCGAGGCGCTGGCCACCTACGACCTCCGGGAGCGCTACGAGAACTCGCTGGCGCTCGAGACCATCAGCCTCGGCTCGGCGGTGGCGCTGCTGAACGACCTGAACTGGTACCTCGTCCGGTTCGCCGACGACGCGCTCGTGCTCGAACCCAGCGTGAGCGAGACCGAGTGGCTCTCGCGCACGCTCGCCGAGGCGGTCCGCGACGGCGAGGTGCGCCCGGAGGAGACCGACCGGTACCTCAAGATCTACGGCCGGACTACCGAGGGTGATCTCGTCGAGCCGATGTTCGTCGCCCGCCGCGAGGACGGCGAGATCCCGGGGTACGACATCCGGGACGTCGAGGACACCGTGGTCGTCAGGGTCGCCGAGTCGGAGTTCGGCGGGTAG
- a CDS encoding CHRD domain-containing protein, with translation MTRQSRRRFLASLGTVAGGPTVLRPQGYEGSEIFGAWLTGENEVPPVETDAFGVAGFRLAPDESRVDYWLVVGDIENVEQAHVHKGPPDLNGNVVAYLFGPARRPVTKTGLLASGTLTDEDAIWPLTDAAGLAEQLRAENVYVNVHTAEHPAGEIRGQIRSLSG, from the coding sequence ATGACACGACAATCGAGACGCCGTTTTCTGGCGTCGCTCGGCACCGTAGCGGGCGGACCGACCGTGCTCCGACCGCAGGGGTACGAGGGGTCCGAGATCTTCGGCGCGTGGCTGACCGGCGAGAACGAGGTCCCGCCGGTCGAGACCGACGCGTTCGGGGTCGCGGGCTTCCGGCTCGCCCCCGACGAGAGTCGCGTCGACTACTGGCTGGTGGTCGGGGACATCGAGAACGTCGAGCAGGCTCACGTCCACAAGGGGCCGCCGGATCTGAACGGCAACGTCGTCGCCTACCTGTTCGGACCGGCCCGGCGTCCCGTGACGAAGACGGGACTGCTCGCGTCGGGCACGTTGACCGACGAGGACGCGATCTGGCCGCTGACCGACGCGGCGGGACTGGCAGAGCAGTTGCGCGCGGAGAACGTCTACGTGAACGTCCACACGGCCGAGCATCCGGCGGGCGAAATCCGGGGCCAGATACGCTCGCTGTCGGGTTGA
- a CDS encoding tRNA sulfurtransferase has product MRPPGADTVLVRHADVGVKSGKVQAEMERRLRDNIEAIVRDRGVDAEVERRWSRILLHADSESVADATDAAADAFGVRSASPAVVVPPEIDAITDALARTARAYAETAEDDPDVLGDTFAVDARRAGEAEAHPFTSKDLENEGGAAVWDELPDPEVDLSDPDVTFSVECREDEAFVFTGKRSGPGGLPLGSQAKVVALVSGGIDSPVAAWEVMKRGAPVVPVYLELGDYGGPDHEARAMETVRRLADYAPNYDMSVRKVPAGEMMDTLAEEVGPARMLVYRRFMYRVAEHVAREANATGIVTGEAIGQKSSQTARNLGATSRAADMPIHRPLLTMDKSDITERARRIGTFRDSTIPAGCNRIAPDYPETNATLEIVENAEPDDLVERAERAAANATVVDV; this is encoded by the coding sequence ATGCGACCGCCGGGAGCCGACACCGTCCTCGTCCGACACGCCGACGTGGGCGTCAAGAGCGGGAAGGTCCAGGCCGAGATGGAGCGACGGCTCCGGGACAACATCGAAGCAATCGTGCGCGACCGCGGCGTCGACGCCGAGGTCGAGCGCCGCTGGTCGCGAATCCTGCTCCACGCCGATTCCGAGAGCGTCGCGGACGCGACCGACGCCGCGGCAGACGCCTTCGGCGTGCGGTCGGCCAGCCCCGCCGTCGTGGTCCCGCCCGAGATAGACGCCATCACCGACGCGCTGGCCCGGACCGCCCGGGCGTACGCCGAGACCGCCGAAGACGACCCCGACGTGCTGGGCGACACCTTCGCGGTCGACGCCCGACGCGCGGGCGAAGCCGAGGCCCACCCGTTCACGAGCAAGGACCTCGAGAACGAGGGCGGTGCGGCGGTCTGGGACGAACTCCCCGATCCCGAGGTCGACCTGAGCGACCCCGACGTCACCTTCTCGGTCGAGTGCCGCGAGGACGAGGCGTTCGTCTTCACCGGGAAGCGGTCCGGTCCCGGCGGCCTCCCGCTCGGCAGCCAGGCGAAGGTCGTCGCGCTCGTCAGTGGGGGCATCGACTCGCCCGTCGCGGCCTGGGAGGTCATGAAGCGCGGCGCGCCGGTCGTGCCCGTCTACCTCGAACTCGGCGACTACGGCGGCCCCGACCACGAGGCCCGGGCGATGGAGACCGTCCGGCGTCTCGCAGACTACGCGCCGAACTACGACATGAGCGTTCGGAAGGTGCCCGCGGGCGAGATGATGGACACGCTCGCCGAGGAGGTCGGCCCGGCCCGGATGCTGGTCTACCGCCGGTTCATGTACCGGGTCGCCGAGCACGTCGCCCGCGAGGCGAACGCGACCGGCATCGTGACCGGCGAGGCCATCGGCCAGAAGTCGTCCCAGACCGCCCGGAACCTCGGCGCCACGAGCCGTGCGGCCGATATGCCGATTCACCGGCCGCTGCTGACGATGGACAAGAGCGACATCACCGAGCGCGCCCGTCGCATCGGGACGTTCCGGGACTCGACGATTCCGGCGGGCTGCAACCGGATCGCGCCCGACTATCCGGAGACCAACGCGACCCTCGAGATCGTCGAGAACGCCGAACCCGACGACCTCGTCGAGCGCGCCGAGCGGGCGGCCGCGAACGCCACGGTAGTCGACGTCTGA
- a CDS encoding methionine adenosyltransferase, with protein sequence MTDRNIRVEPIDRPAVEDQEIEIVERKGLGHPDSICDGIAESVSQALANAYLDRVGKVLHYNTDETQLVAGRSNPEFGGGEMIEPIYLLIVGRATKEYEGRTVPTETIALEAARDYLAEHFPELDFGTDVVVDVKLGEGSGDLKEVFGEDGVTVPMANDTSFGVGHAPLTETERIVLDAERRLNGEFGDDHPALGQDIKLMGKREGDDIDITVAAAMIDRYVADRADYDDEVEAVREFVRDVAHEHTDRDVSVYVNTADGDGDDEENIYLTTTGTSAEMGDDGSVGRGNRSNGLITPNRSMSMEATSGKNPVNHIGKIYNLLGTEIAESVVAEVDGIRDLRIRLLSQIGRPIDQPHVADAEIATEAGVEIADIEADVIDIVDRELADVTSITQQVIDGDLTTF encoded by the coding sequence ATGACCGACCGGAACATCCGCGTCGAGCCCATCGACCGGCCCGCAGTCGAGGACCAGGAGATCGAGATCGTCGAGCGAAAGGGGCTGGGTCACCCCGACTCCATCTGCGACGGCATCGCCGAGAGCGTCTCGCAGGCGCTGGCGAACGCCTACCTCGACCGGGTGGGGAAGGTCCTCCACTACAACACCGACGAGACCCAGCTGGTCGCCGGACGCTCGAACCCCGAGTTCGGCGGCGGCGAGATGATCGAGCCCATCTACCTGCTCATCGTGGGGCGCGCGACCAAGGAGTACGAGGGTCGGACCGTCCCGACAGAGACCATCGCGCTGGAGGCCGCCCGCGACTACCTCGCCGAGCACTTCCCGGAACTCGACTTCGGCACCGACGTCGTCGTGGACGTGAAGCTGGGCGAGGGCAGCGGCGACCTCAAGGAGGTCTTCGGCGAGGACGGCGTCACCGTCCCGATGGCCAACGACACCAGCTTCGGCGTCGGCCACGCCCCGCTGACCGAGACCGAGCGCATCGTCCTCGACGCCGAGCGCCGGCTCAACGGCGAGTTCGGCGACGACCACCCCGCGCTCGGTCAGGACATCAAGCTCATGGGCAAGCGCGAGGGCGACGATATCGACATCACGGTCGCGGCCGCGATGATCGACCGGTACGTCGCGGACCGGGCCGACTACGACGACGAGGTCGAGGCGGTCCGGGAGTTCGTCCGCGACGTGGCCCACGAGCACACCGACCGCGACGTGAGCGTCTACGTCAACACCGCCGACGGCGACGGCGACGACGAGGAGAACATCTACCTCACGACCACCGGCACCAGCGCCGAGATGGGCGACGACGGGTCGGTCGGTCGGGGCAACCGCTCGAACGGCCTCATCACGCCCAACCGCTCGATGTCGATGGAGGCGACCTCGGGCAAGAACCCGGTCAACCACATCGGGAAGATCTACAACCTGCTCGGGACCGAGATCGCCGAGTCGGTCGTCGCAGAGGTCGACGGCATCCGGGACCTCCGCATCCGCCTGCTCTCCCAGATCGGTCGGCCCATCGACCAGCCCCACGTCGCCGACGCCGAGATCGCCACCGAGGCCGGCGTCGAGATCGCGGACATCGAGGCCGACGTGATCGACATCGTGGACCGCGAACTCGCGGACGTCACCTCCATCACCCAGCAGGTCATCGACGGCGACCTGACGACGTTCTGA
- the cyaB gene encoding class IV adenylate cyclase — translation MYEVEVKVRADRDRVRDRLAELGAESVGAVEQVDTYYDAPHREFAETDEALRVRRETSRRDGEGGDGGPESFAELTYKGPLVEAESKTRREVETRVADGDAAGEAFEALGFDPAATVRKDRERFRLDGFTVTLDAVAGLGEFVEVETEVDAETDVESAREAAFDVLRDLGLDPDDQIRTSYLGLLLAEENEDE, via the coding sequence ATGTACGAGGTCGAAGTGAAGGTCCGCGCCGACCGCGACCGGGTCCGCGACCGCCTGGCCGAACTCGGAGCCGAGTCGGTCGGCGCGGTCGAGCAGGTCGACACCTACTACGACGCGCCCCACCGCGAGTTCGCCGAGACCGACGAGGCCCTGCGGGTCCGCCGGGAGACGTCGCGGCGCGACGGCGAGGGTGGCGACGGCGGTCCAGAGTCGTTCGCCGAACTCACCTACAAGGGACCGCTGGTCGAGGCCGAGTCGAAGACCCGCCGGGAGGTCGAGACCCGCGTCGCGGACGGCGACGCCGCCGGCGAGGCGTTCGAGGCGCTCGGGTTCGACCCGGCGGCCACCGTCCGGAAGGACCGCGAGCGGTTCCGACTCGACGGGTTCACGGTCACGCTCGACGCGGTGGCGGGACTGGGCGAGTTCGTGGAGGTCGAGACCGAGGTCGACGCCGAGACCGACGTCGAGTCGGCCCGCGAGGCGGCGTTCGACGTCCTGCGGGACCTCGGGCTCGACCCCGACGACCAGATCCGAACCTCCTATCTCGGTCTCCTGCTGGCCGAGGAGAACGAGGACGAGTGA
- a CDS encoding Gfo/Idh/MocA family protein: MSRTNEPVRVGFVGLGNIGHYHADRLADLEGVDIVGGVDINPDARARFAEKYGVESYESYEDLYSADADAVIVTTPNKFHEEYAVAALESGLDVLLEKPLAHSLESAERIAEAAHNADGFCMVGFHNRFRNPVEVVKAYQEEGRFGQTRHVEANFIRRRGVPGRGSWFTNQEIAGGGALIDIGVHAIDLALHFHDFPKVREVSGTIRSQFGSRDDYAYLEMWGEDAQSGEFSVDDSVSAFVRCEGGKTFTLEVAWAANRSPNEEFVVRGTEAGANFDKGDDSLTIYESGRQGTDHFSDSEIQTRHEDPHKAEQRVFFEAVRDGVAPTRNTVEQALEVQRVIDGIYRSHEDQRAVQFE, encoded by the coding sequence ATGTCTAGAACGAACGAGCCGGTCCGGGTCGGCTTCGTCGGTCTGGGGAACATCGGACACTACCACGCCGACCGCCTCGCGGACCTCGAGGGCGTGGACATCGTGGGCGGGGTGGACATCAACCCGGACGCCCGCGCTCGCTTCGCCGAGAAGTACGGCGTCGAGTCCTACGAGAGCTACGAGGACCTCTACAGCGCCGACGCGGACGCTGTCATCGTGACCACGCCCAACAAGTTCCACGAGGAGTACGCGGTGGCGGCCCTGGAGTCGGGGCTCGACGTGCTGCTGGAGAAGCCGCTGGCCCACTCGCTGGAGAGCGCCGAGCGCATCGCGGAGGCGGCCCACAACGCCGACGGCTTCTGCATGGTCGGGTTCCACAACCGGTTCCGGAACCCGGTCGAGGTCGTGAAGGCCTACCAGGAGGAGGGTCGGTTCGGCCAGACCCGCCACGTCGAGGCCAACTTCATCCGACGACGGGGCGTACCGGGCCGGGGCTCGTGGTTCACCAACCAGGAGATCGCCGGCGGCGGCGCGCTCATCGACATCGGCGTCCACGCCATCGACCTGGCGCTGCACTTCCACGACTTCCCGAAGGTCCGGGAGGTCTCGGGCACCATCCGGTCGCAGTTCGGGTCGCGGGACGACTACGCCTACCTCGAGATGTGGGGCGAGGACGCCCAGTCGGGCGAGTTCTCGGTCGACGACTCGGTGAGCGCGTTCGTCCGGTGCGAGGGCGGCAAGACGTTCACCCTGGAGGTGGCGTGGGCGGCCAACCGGTCGCCCAACGAGGAGTTCGTGGTCCGGGGCACCGAGGCGGGCGCGAACTTCGACAAGGGCGACGACTCGCTGACCATCTACGAGTCGGGCCGACAGGGCACCGACCACTTCTCGGACTCCGAGATACAGACCCGCCACGAGGACCCCCACAAGGCCGAGCAGCGCGTGTTCTTCGAGGCGGTCCGGGACGGCGTGGCCCCGACTCGGAACACGGTCGAGCAGGCCCTGGAGGTCCAGCGGGTGATCGACGGCATCTACCGCTCGCACGAGGACCAGCGCGCGGTCCAGTTCGAGTAG
- a CDS encoding ABC transporter ATP-binding protein, whose product MGKVILDGVTKRYSDVTAVDDMNLEIEDGEFVTLVGPSGCGKSTTLETIAGLTIPTEGTITIAERDVTNLPPKDRGIAMVFQNIALFPHMDVYDNISFGLRLRDYPKDEIDRRVDRASDIVQLEGMLDRMPDEMSGGQRQRVAIARAIVREPEVFLMDEPLANLDAKLRVHMRTELQRLHKELDTTIIYVTHDQAEAMTMSDRIAIIDGGELQQIAPPLVCYNEPENLFVAGFIGSPSMNFVEGEVTSSGLSTPDFDVEFDPGQLSGVAQGDHLTLGVRPEDVYLREASEGVTNPTQPIPARTDVLEPMGDEIFVYLLTGEAAEPQIETDPEAEAPQNQLLMSVDPSSDLEAEQDVEVVLDRERIHLFDTETGDAISHSLEFAAVEPGSAETEAEGDD is encoded by the coding sequence ATGGGGAAAGTCATCCTGGACGGGGTTACGAAACGCTACTCGGACGTAACGGCAGTCGACGACATGAACCTCGAGATCGAGGACGGCGAGTTCGTCACGCTCGTCGGCCCCTCGGGCTGTGGGAAGTCCACCACGCTGGAGACCATCGCGGGGCTGACCATCCCCACCGAGGGGACCATCACCATCGCCGAGCGGGACGTGACCAACCTCCCGCCGAAGGACCGGGGCATCGCGATGGTGTTCCAGAACATCGCGCTGTTCCCGCACATGGACGTGTACGACAACATCAGCTTCGGGCTGCGCCTGCGCGACTACCCGAAGGACGAGATCGACCGGCGGGTCGATCGGGCCTCGGACATCGTCCAGCTCGAGGGGATGCTCGACCGGATGCCCGACGAGATGTCGGGCGGGCAGCGCCAGCGGGTCGCCATCGCGCGGGCCATCGTCCGCGAGCCCGAGGTGTTCCTGATGGACGAGCCGCTGGCGAACCTCGACGCCAAACTCCGGGTCCACATGCGGACCGAGCTCCAGCGGCTCCACAAGGAGCTGGACACGACGATCATCTACGTGACCCACGACCAGGCCGAGGCGATGACGATGTCCGACCGCATCGCCATCATCGACGGCGGCGAACTCCAGCAGATCGCGCCGCCGCTGGTCTGCTACAACGAGCCCGAGAACCTGTTCGTCGCGGGGTTCATCGGCTCGCCGTCGATGAACTTCGTGGAGGGCGAGGTCACGTCGAGCGGGCTCTCGACGCCCGACTTCGACGTCGAGTTCGACCCCGGGCAGCTGTCGGGCGTCGCGCAGGGCGACCACCTGACCCTCGGCGTCCGGCCGGAGGACGTCTACCTCCGCGAGGCCAGCGAGGGGGTCACCAACCCGACCCAGCCCATCCCGGCCCGGACGGACGTGCTGGAGCCGATGGGCGACGAGATATTCGTCTACCTGCTGACCGGCGAGGCGGCCGAACCGCAGATAGAGACCGACCCCGAGGCCGAGGCGCCCCAGAACCAACTGCTGATGAGCGTCGACCCGTCGTCCGACCTCGAGGCCGAGCAGGACGTGGAGGTCGTGCTCGACCGCGAGCGCATCCACCTCTTCGACACCGAGACGGGCGACGCCATCAGCCACAGCCTCGAGTTCGCCGCGGTCGAACCGGGGTCGGCCGAGACCGAAGCGGAGGGCGACGACTGA
- a CDS encoding carbohydrate ABC transporter permease, whose amino-acid sequence MATETDSSQGAFSRWASSAIESPQKVYRAMFYVAMIFFLFTTLFPFYWLLVLALTPNEAITSFGFPPVPHGFNPEAFVNVFTTVPFHVYMFNSFVLGIATTAIVLVLASLAGYVFGRLDFPGKGPLMLLILAVSYFPPAAFIIPLFRLFTGNVSVLGISSLNLFNTPFAMILPFSALFMPLSIFILSTFYGQIPDGLEDAARIEGTTRLGALFRVIMPLSAPGVATAGVLTFISVYNEFFFSFLMTSGEPGSWAPIVWGILSYQGQYTELYNLMAAASIVGVLPVAILVVVAQEKIVSGLTAGALKE is encoded by the coding sequence ATGGCTACGGAAACTGACTCGAGTCAAGGCGCGTTCTCACGGTGGGCGAGTTCGGCGATAGAGAGCCCGCAGAAGGTGTACCGGGCGATGTTCTACGTCGCCATGATATTCTTCCTATTCACCACGCTGTTCCCGTTCTACTGGCTGCTGGTGCTGGCGCTGACCCCGAACGAGGCCATCACCAGCTTCGGCTTCCCGCCGGTGCCCCACGGGTTCAACCCCGAGGCGTTCGTGAACGTGTTCACGACGGTGCCGTTCCACGTCTACATGTTCAACAGCTTCGTGCTGGGCATCGCCACGACCGCCATCGTGCTGGTGCTGGCGAGTCTGGCGGGCTACGTGTTCGGTCGGCTCGACTTCCCGGGGAAGGGACCGCTGATGTTGCTCATCCTGGCGGTGTCGTACTTCCCGCCGGCTGCGTTCATCATCCCGCTGTTCCGGCTGTTCACCGGGAACGTCTCGGTGCTGGGGATCTCGAGCCTGAACCTGTTCAACACGCCGTTCGCCATGATACTCCCGTTCAGCGCGCTGTTCATGCCGCTGTCGATCTTCATCCTCTCGACGTTCTACGGCCAGATTCCGGACGGGCTGGAGGACGCCGCGCGCATCGAGGGGACGACGCGGCTCGGGGCGCTGTTCCGGGTCATCATGCCGCTGTCGGCACCGGGCGTGGCGACGGCCGGCGTGTTGACGTTCATCTCGGTGTACAACGAGTTCTTCTTCTCGTTCCTGATGACCTCGGGCGAGCCCGGAAGCTGGGCGCCCATCGTCTGGGGCATCCTGAGCTACCAGGGCCAGTACACCGAACTGTACAACCTGATGGCCGCCGCGAGCATCGTCGGGGTCCTGCCCGTCGCCATCCTCGTGGTCGTCGCGCAGGAGAAGATCGTCAGCGGACTCACCGCGGGCGCGCTCAAGGAGTGA
- a CDS encoding carbohydrate ABC transporter permease — MATSEDGIRDSERSGPYVAATRWMENLSDAQFAYLLLTPVLLLLGLIAFWPLLSTFWMSLHADNLVGSAALGEFIGLENYVALLTGERDALLVRPFLDLSTPFSSALTVTLIFTVFSVFFETLIGFAQALVLDQDFRGRRWVRVAIIIPWAVPIVIQGMIFFLLFQPNIGFLVDPLRNLGLFTATPLSNPVDSMIILIVADVWKTSAFMALIILAGLQSVDRSLYNVGRVAGASKFQQFWYITLPLVLPSVLVAMLFRTIGAMRIYGLIETVVGCNTVPSLSCLVVTTFRGSRMYGTSAAVAFITAGLIGIVVSVYIVKYADTETGA, encoded by the coding sequence ATGGCAACATCCGAGGATGGGATTCGGGACTCCGAACGCTCGGGCCCGTACGTCGCGGCGACTCGTTGGATGGAGAACCTGAGCGACGCGCAGTTCGCGTACCTGTTGCTGACGCCGGTGCTGCTGCTGTTGGGACTCATCGCGTTCTGGCCGCTGTTGAGCACGTTCTGGATGTCGCTCCACGCCGACAACCTCGTCGGCAGCGCCGCTCTCGGCGAGTTCATCGGCCTGGAGAATTACGTCGCGCTCCTGACCGGCGAGCGCGACGCGCTGCTGGTCAGGCCGTTCCTCGACCTGTCGACCCCGTTCAGTAGCGCGCTCACCGTGACGCTCATCTTCACGGTGTTCAGCGTCTTCTTCGAGACGCTGATCGGGTTCGCGCAGGCGCTGGTGCTCGACCAGGACTTCCGGGGGCGCAGGTGGGTCCGTGTCGCGATCATCATCCCGTGGGCCGTACCCATCGTGATCCAGGGGATGATATTCTTCCTGCTGTTCCAGCCCAACATCGGCTTCCTCGTCGACCCGCTCCGAAACCTGGGGCTGTTCACGGCGACGCCGCTGAGCAATCCGGTCGATTCGATGATCATCCTCATCGTCGCCGACGTGTGGAAGACCTCGGCGTTCATGGCGCTCATCATCCTCGCGGGGCTCCAGAGCGTCGACCGGAGCCTCTACAACGTGGGAAGGGTGGCCGGCGCGTCGAAGTTCCAGCAGTTCTGGTACATCACCCTGCCGCTGGTGCTGCCGTCGGTGCTGGTGGCGATGCTGTTCCGGACCATCGGCGCAATGCGCATCTACGGGCTCATCGAGACGGTCGTGGGCTGTAACACGGTGCCGTCGCTGTCGTGCCTCGTGGTGACGACGTTCCGCGGGTCGCGGATGTACGGCACGTCGGCGGCGGTCGCGTTCATCACCGCGGGCCTCATCGGTATCGTGGTCTCGGTGTACATCGTCAAGTACGCGGACACGGAGACGGGGGCATAA